From a region of the Helicoverpa armigera isolate CAAS_96S chromosome 14, ASM3070526v1, whole genome shotgun sequence genome:
- the LOC110375651 gene encoding non-structural maintenance of chromosomes element 1 homolog yields the protein MTYGKLHRFFLQTVASQGVLSIADAETVLNNFNGDEASPPVQDVVKAINDQIRPFQQEIKLAKDEYTNEDVVIFLSLGYDDATKSQNFFSATELEYFRILIEQIMTTESRQITGINAINLVSRMKSTFTKTDAQKLLDTWCRMRYLDQEQNNYALGVRAIHEFEGYFRQNMPDAVEECCLCKNIVFRGYNCPACSKAVHTRCLIRYLEKVEKWPCCKFDFNQDQLERLNNEGSRLTQTQVSDNSRHSADSSVEDEGTNDTQDNQSIAGPSQVQESSETMDMSQDVIPEISQRVTRKRKRQQ from the exons ATGACGTACGGTAAATTGCACAGGTTTTTCCTGCAAACTGTTGCCAGCCAAGGTGTTCTATCAATTGCAGACGCTGAAACTGTTTTGAATAACTTTAACG GTGATGAAGCCAGTCCACCAGTGCAGGATGTGGTAAAAGCTATCAATGATCAAATCAGACCTTTTCAACAGGAAATTAAACTAGCCAAGGATGAGTACACTAATGAAGATGTAGTAATATTCTTGTCCCTTGGTTATGATGATGCTACAAAGTCACAGAATTTCTTTTCTGCTACTGAACTTGAGTATTTTAGGATCCTCATTGAACAGATCATGACTACGGAATCAAGGCAGATTACAGGAATAAATGCTATTAATTTAGTTAGTAGAATGAAATCTACTTTTACTAAAACTGATGCacaa AAACTGCTGGACACTTGGTGCAGAATGCGGTACTTGGATCAAGAACAGAACAACTATGCTTTAGGAGTGCGAGCTATCCATGAGTTTGAAGGATACTTTCGTCAGAACATGCCAGATGCTGTTGAAGAGTGCTGCCTCTGCAAAAATATTGTGTTCCGA GGTTACAACTGCCCGGCTTGCAGTAAGGCTGTCCACACAAGATGTCTGATCCGGTACTTGGAGAAAGTGGAAAAGTGGCCTTGCTGCAAATTTGACTTCAATCAAGATCAATTGGAGCGTCTCAATAATGAAGG TTCCAGACTAACGCAGACACAAGTATCAGATAATTCACGCCATTCAGCAGACTCCAGTGTTGAAGATGAGGGAACAAATGACACTCAAGATAATCAGTCCATAGCTGGGCCTTCACAAGTTCAAGAGTCATCGGAAACCATGGATATGAGCCAAGATGTCATACCGGAGATCTCACAGCGGGTTACCAGGAAGAGAAAGCGACagcaataa